From the Ipomoea triloba cultivar NCNSP0323 chromosome 8, ASM357664v1 genome, the window aagaagaagccgtTCAAGCTGGCGATCGACAATCACGAAACCACCGTCCGGGAATTCAAGCCCAAGAACCGGCGAATCATGGTGAGTTTCCGGCACCCTTTTCTCCATTTTGATTAtggaattgaagcatgtgttccatctcaactaaaagcttaatctgatagttggattgcacatttatgttatatattatatgttccgAGCGTTTTATTGACTCTGTTTTCTGGGTTTAGGGAGCTGGAGGGCCGGACGAGGACGATAACCGGTGGCCGCCATGGCTGAAGCCTCTGCTCCAAGAGCGATTCTTCGTTCAATGCAAACTCCACGCCGATTCCCACAAGAGCGAATGCAATATGTACTGCCTTGACTGCACCAATGGCGCTCTTTGTTCCCTCTGCTTGGCCAATCACAAAGACCACCGCGCCATtcaggtaaatttttttttgaaaaaattcaggTGCTTTTCATTTCTGGATTTCATCTTTTTTCCGGCAAAGATTCAGTCTTTTTGCTAAAATTTAACGGCGTTGACCTTTTGATTGGTTCAGATACGGAGGTCTTCGTACCATGATGTGATCAGAGTGAATGAGATTCAGAAGTATTTGGACATTTCTTCGGTTCAGACCTACATTATCAACAGCGCTAAAGTTGTGTTCTTGAATGAACGGCCACAGCCAAGGCCGGGAAAGGGCGTTACTAATACCTGTGAGGTCTGTGAGCGTAGTCTCCTTGATAGCTTCCGCTTCTGCTCTCTCGGTTGCAAGGTATTTACTgcattttttctaaattttttcttgtttttaatCCGGGTTTAATGTCATTTCTGTCTTtgattgttgagcatatataatatataaacataaatgtgcaatccaactatcagcttaagcttttgattgagatggagcacatgattatCAGCTTTTACTGATTACTGATTACTGGATTGGTTGAGAGAAATCCAATCACATTAAGGAAAAGATTGGGAATTTGGGGGAAAGATTGATGATTCTTGATTTTCCGGCGAGTTTGATTGTGAAATTTCTGAGAATTGGGTTTTTTTCTGGGCATTACAGATTGTTGGGACATCCAATAATTTCGTGAAGAAGCCGAAGCAATTCTCGGAGAAGAAGAGGGCCGCCGCCGCTGCCGCGGCGGCGTCGGATTCCGAGGACTCCTACAGCAGCATCAGCCACGGCCGGCACGGCGGCGCCGGGAAGATTCACAGCTTCAGCCCGTCAACGCCGCCGCCGACTTCTGGCAACTTCAGGGCGGCGAAGAGAAGAAAGGGAATTCCTCATAGGGCCCCAATGGGAGGACTGATCATAGAGTTCTACTAAAAGCAAATTTGCTAATCAGCCCCTCAATATTTCTCCTAATCATGAAAATCCCCCCAACACTTGCGCTTTTTACCTTAAAGGCCAGTGTGACAGTGtctcccccccccctctagccccaccccaccccccatCATATATTGTACATAGTAGAAGACGCTAATACAAGAATGCTGctgggaaaaagaagaagaaaaaaaaatgcaggaGCAGAAATGGGAATAAGGAAAAGTGGAAGGACTAAAGTCTAAATTTGTTAATGTAGAAGTTGGGCTTAGAAAATAAgctataatatattattatatattatatagtatgaTGATGGTGAAATGTCAAATACTCCGTACTAGAGAGTGTTTATACATATAAGAAAGTTTTGtttgtataaaatgaaaaaaatgtatatacttTGCCTCTTTGTGTTACAATATTTTAACAATGCCCTTATATAATGTTCTTAGTTTTTGTCCTTTTATTTATACACTTCTTTACTCGCTTTCTTGCGATTGTATTAATACTTATACAACGAATAGGGTATATGATACACATTGTCACAAAATGCTTGATTCTTTATACACATGTAGTTCGTTGTCATCTTGTATTTTTTGGTATATTTTTTTATCAGTAAATTAGATCGCTCATTAAAGTGTTTGGCTCTCATGGTCGTATGAGCTAGGATTAACCGCGTATGATATACCAAATTGTAATGAGTATTATTAGTATCAATGTTTATTATACGTTGTAAGACATACAATATACAATATGAATAGTACAATATCAAGATTTTTATGATATAATCGGTATTAGTATTGATAATATTAGGTACTGATTATTAgtatcataatatataaaatttctgAAATAATAATTTGGTGGATGAGATACTACACTTCAGAATTTTCTTAATAGTAAGGTTAAGATATTTGAATCgttcaaataaaataacatataaaatttattgaaCATTATTAGTACTATATCGATCGATATTATAAACCTGTTAAAAGTAGACTAAGTATGAGAGTATGGAGCactttgttctttttctttaaattcttaattttttatgtatttatgtatttatttatttatttttgaatgatgTTAGAATTGGGACTAAGATGTTATTCTAGGAAAATGTCGATTTGTAAAAGGTTACTTTCAAGTGGTGGGGCCGGGTGAAATGGTGTTGGGTATCAAGCTGGTGACGTGGCGAGACCGGATTGGTTGGAGGAAAGCTAGGTGTCCTTGTTCACTTGTTCTCCGATCGTCACGAATTTGATCAGCCGCCCACAATAGTAGAGTTCTCTCCTGGTTTGCGTGGGCGATGGGGGCTGCTTTCTGACCGTCCGATCTTCAATCTACGGTAGCGATGAATGTGAAACGTCTTCTTTGGTTTTGTTATTGTCAACTCTCGTTTAATTTTTTCGTTCCCAACAACAAACGATGTTGTAATTTATAACGTGTGAAATGACATTTTTGAccccttaattatatttgttgcGTAGTAATAGAATTTGTTCTTAATTAATCAAATGAGATAGCTAAAGTGACAAGTGAGCTCTTATTGTGAGGAAAAATTTCGTGAGAACCTGAGTTCGATTGTCTCCTGAAGACCTAACATAACATTAGGGCACCTGGTAAATGAGAGATTTTTTCAGACTTTGTGGGATCCACTGTCTGCCATTGCCTTTAAGGTTCACGCATTTTACTGTAGACTTTTTGGGATCCACTGTTTGCCATCTGCCATTGCCATCCTCGCTACTGCCTTTAAGGTTCACGCATTATTGCCATCCTCGCTACTGCCTTTAAGGTTCACGCATTTTACTGTCAGACTTTCTGGGATCCACTGTTTGCCATTGCCATCCGCGTTACTGCCTTTAAGGTTCACGCATTTTACTGTCAGACTTTTTGGGATCCAATGTTTGCCATTGCCATCCTCGCTACTGTCTTTAAGGTTCACGCATTTTACTGTCAGACTTTGTGGGATCCACTGTCTGCCATTACCATCCTCGCTACTCCGTGTGGCTGTCACCAATGCTATTGCCTTTAAGGTTCACGCATTTTACTGTCAGACTTTGTGGGATCCACTGTCTGTCATTTTCATCCTCGCTACTGCATGTGGCTGTCACTAATGCTATTGCCTGGTTCACGCATTTTACAGTCAATTAGTTAACAATTTTGGTCAAGTAGGGCTAAAATAGCTACTTGGGTAGAAATTAGAAGACTAATTTTACACCTTCGATAACTTTGAGAATTCCATACTAGCTGTATAATTCagacattaaaatttatttatctttatagttttttaatgatattaattAAGTGTTGATAATTTCGAATAATGCAACCATATGCATTATATCCACTCGAATTTGATATTATTGATACCAATACTGATGATATCCGATAACATCGACGCTGATAGTACTCGATATATATGTGTAGTGTTTAATGGGGCGAGCTTCTAGTAGTTGATGTGCATATATGGGTTGATGAGTAAAGGACGCATGGCAGGGCAAGTGGGCATGAAGATTCTGACCAATTGCGTGTGATGAGATTAGATCGTGACtcttgaaaactgaaaagtcgTTAGATGCTGTTATGTGTGAGTGTGTGCGTGTATATTGGCATGGCCATGGGGATGGGGGCATCCTCGCTCTCTAACTTTCATACCTCTCCCTTATGCTTCTCATTTTCTGCAAAGACATGATGTGCTCCTTGGGTCCCACCAAAACAATTCCACATCAACCGTTTCATCGCGATTCGTCGAACTACATCATAGACCCCATGAACCTGGTTCCAAGTTCGTAAAGAGAAGCACATCCCAAACCTAAGCTCTGATTCCAATGTTTGGGATAGGGATCAAACTCATACCTTATTATCGAGAGTAAGTCTTAAGTGAAATTTTCCATTCACTGGGTCAATGTTATAGAGATTGAAACTTCAATTTTTGTGAAAAAACATACATGTTGAAGATTTTCAAATAATCACATATAGTATATTTAGCTTTGGAAAGTCGCAACATAATTTATCTAGTTCATAAGTTTTGCTTTATTAGCAACCACATGGTACATGGTTCAAATCTTATCAATGAACTAAAAAGGAATGTATGAATTGACTAGTTAAACTATGTAAAAATAGGGTACTGTTATTATATTGCCCTCAATCGGGAAGAATATGTCTCCTTacgagtcttttttttttttgagtacttatACATTCCAAACTACTAATTAAGGACTAAAATTGAATATGAAAAGTAAACTCCTTAAATAACAAGTATCAGTTACTAATTGATCTTCTAAGTCATAAGAAAAGCAATCTCCCAAAATTGGTTCAATATCTCTCagttataaacttataatttcTTTAACTGAGATAACGTGTTACTCAAATTTTTTACTGCACTGAACTTGTACCAACAATATTAAACCAAATTCAACCATTCAAACTGAGTTAAAATACTAAACTATATATACCCAACTtatcactaataataataataatcaatgtaATACGTCCACATATGTAATATAGACATTAGacagtgattttttttttttgtgattgtCTACTTTTTTAACCAGTGTAAACCACTTAAATTACGGCTAGTGAAGGGAGAGTGTAGGGTACGTGTTGCGAGTGTGTGAAAGTAGCTTTTTTAGCAGCACGTGAAACACGCACACGTCGACCATTAGAAATGTTCACCAAACGGCGCCGTTCTATCTCGCCCGAATTATTCCGCGCTAGTGGTTGGTCCAGCAAAAATTGACCGACGACcacggcaaattatatcgtgaaccgtggtccacaatgcatcgTGGATCACGCATCAAAAttacgtcgttttgattaatgaaaacagacagatgaattcgcgtcactcactttcagttcgtatatactgcagttacattttaacacaactgcagttatatttcaacacaactatagttacattttgatataactacagtttcatttgataatataaaaacacaaatgtgaaactgttattcagtatcagttcatataaactgcagttacatttcaacacaactacagttacatttcgatataactacagtttcattcgataatatcaaaacaaatgtaagacaatatcttttgagatgaactgtagtgtcaattacgggctccgtctcccacttactgaaacgaggtcgttttgggaccacggtccacgatataagaactggaCGACCACATCTATCACTCAAGACTTCGTTACCTATCATAATGTCGTGTATTTTATAAAGtcatatatagaaaatatttgataaatagCTATTAGCGGATTAGATTAATGACTTTGAGAAGTTGATAGTATTAGTTgattatagaaaaatatttggtaaattagctgttagttgatagctgattacatgtatAATAATGACTttcttaatttttgaattttagtgttttggagtaataagttattacaaaaagttaattaatcaaacgtttatattgactatttgactatagtggtcaaataagtcaaaattgattgataagctaactatattaccaaacatATGGCCTTTATGCTCGGGCATAAATACGgtcacattttaattttaacttgaTCACAAGGCACAATATGACACGTACATACCAGAGTCGATTATCTGATTTTGTTATTGCCCTAACAATTAACTTACAGACAATTCTAAATGTTGAGTTCGAGAGTACAACTTTGTTTGTCATGATAATGAGTGGATTGCTTTGGTCCTTGTTTGGGTGAGAGTTTGACCTAGTCTTTAGCTTGTGACCACTTTTATGGTAATTTGGGATAGGAGCTTGTAATATGCTACATTCATATCAGGTGGCCCAAACTCTTTAGGCACAAGAAATGTGCATTCTCTCAAACTTTCCATAAAGTTGCATGAAATTTCATATGAACTTTGACCACTATTATGCATCATTTCTCTTAAATTTACAAAAACATCCATAGCAACTATTCAAACGTATGGTCTTTTGAGTGAAGTTTACCTGTAATTTTAGctaataaaaaacataaaaatataaattaatttaaattattcataattgatcaattaacataaaaaaaatgtcattagACAACACTCTTAAAGAGTTGAACTAAGACTTtatgattattaaataaaatgtcCAATCAACcagtggcggagccagaaaAATGTCCTAATGGAGACGAAATATAAAAGATGTGGCACCAAGTTGCTCccttatatgggaggttgtgagTTCGAGTATTAGTAGAGACGATATTGAGAAAATACTCAGTAGTAaggaacagatactgcattactCTTCAGTCTTCACTTACATGACATTGAATAatcaacaatttttaatttatctttttcttctatcaataaaataatgacATGTGACTGTAAGTTTActctataaaaatttatatattatttttttcatattgaaTCGTTTAATTTTCACAAAGTTAAAGACACGTAATTTAAACCGTCCTTTtcttaaacaaaaattaatactcTATATgtcaatatttattaattatccataaattacacataaatataattaattaaactataaAATTTATCTGATAAAATTACATCAAACGATACAAAATACCACAAAAAAATATGTGGTGTATATAATATCCTggtttcaaaaatataaatacaatatatttttattgacgATGCATATGATGCCACGCGTCAACATGTGTGCGCTCCAGTGTGTACCAACGCATCACTACGGATGGTCCAGATTGTGTGTAGCATTCCACGTAGCATGTACAGAGATGTCGTGCTCCTTCCAGAAAACCGATGATACATCTTGggcaataaaaaaagaaaacgaCCAAATTTGTCGCCAAAGcaaaaataaatactccgtactatagTGTCAAGTATGCACACATTTCCATTGAATAAAGTACATCTGGCTTCATTTTAGGTTGTTACgtgtaatttaattatatattcatatcttTTTTATGAATTAATACATCCAACGATCCTTCGAGTATTTTGCTATCACCCGCAGAATCATCTTAGTATCAAAAAGTGACTAATAAATGTCCTTCGTGTATCAAAAAGACCACATGTGGGCTATGTTTGGTAAACCTAACTGAAAATAtaactgaaagttgaaaagtagctgaaaattgaaaaactataaactaaaagttgaaaagtatatgtttttttttttgggtgtagccTAGAGTTTTCACCGTGcgacacagtgactaatcccctcgttggattgtaggcacctctattgaGTGGGACAACTGGCATGAAGATTTAAggctgctccatacccaaagccaagaattgaacccttgacctttggttaagggTGAATGAGTAGTATATGTctttttgagtgaaataattcatttaaaaaagaaaaacaatagctaatcggccgactTGGTGACCTATCAGTGACTAGGAAATCTAGTCGATGCCTAGGAGGCCTAACCGGCGCATAGAATGCCTAGGCGGTCAACGCCTAACCGGCGTTTAGACAGCCTAGTCGGCGgtctagaccaccgattatggtgatacgctaggcggctaGCTGACGCCtaacgcctaggcgccgattaatcgatGCGTAGATGAGATTTTGCAACATTGCATATAACATTACTTCTCAGTAAGTTGTGTAAACTTTCTAAACACAATATGAACTAAATAtagttaaatatatttttgaaaattacacACAAAATCACTCTCGACATATAAGCAAAGTTGAGGAAGAAAAGTAATTTGTTGTCACCAAAAGGATGGACTCATAAACAGGTATTAAGAATCTGATTAAGAAGATAATAATTTAATACATAGGACAAGTGTCAAAGAATGTTTGGTGGATTTCATGTTTCATTCCAATCCATCTTTGGAATTTGGAAAGTGACATTATTTGTATGGATCCGAATTCACTTCCCCCTAATTTGGGTCACCCGATAATAAACTATTGATGGCTATGCCTAGCATAGACTTAAATTAATTGTGTTCACAAATAAATTGATGAAAATTAACACAACATTCCAAAACATCCTTATATTAAGGGAGGGGTATAAGCAACCTTTTAACTTATGTTTCAAGTAATTCTAGGAAGTCACATAGAAACAACAAAGAGGTCATTATTGGTGATCTAATGTTGATTAAATTATTggttattatatatgtatgtttagtGTGTATAATGACTTATTTATTCACTCATTATTGTTTTAAACTTAACAACCCTAGCCTCTACTCgtataatattcaaaagaaagtTGTTGATTTGTGTGTAAACTAACTAACAACATATGTAGACAAACATAAGCGGTTTAGTTCCCAAATTTTAGCTGATCCACTAGTTTATCAATTGCTATACCATGAACCAGGGTTCATATTTCATTGTGAATCtgatacaaaaaatttgtaCTTTCAGTTAATGCATTCTGTATCTACAGTTAatagtttctgtacatgtaaacaaataatttgataattgctAACATATAATATGATACCTACAGGTACAGAAACGGTCAAATGCAGGTACAAAATGTATCATTGCAGATATTaaatctgaatgttatttttgaaaCAACGTCTACAATGCAAAGTAAACCCTgatgcatggtataatttgccctagTTGATATGGCTTAGTATGCTTCAACTTATAAACTTATAACAAGTTTTGCTTTTATAGCATATCTTTAGTTTTCCATCTTCCATTCTCAATGTTTTGTTTTCTAAATGTATGTATAAGTAACTATGTTCTCTATTTTTCTTTATCCAAATTTTCATTTCTCgaagaaaaatgtataatttctCTTAGTAAACTCACTcaaaaattagtatttttattgACGGCTAATGAACTGATCGATCATACCAAGAAAAACATTAACaaatagtccacacaataatcaCAATATGTCAAAAAAAAGCTTACTAGGATCATGATATATCGTCACGTCGAGAAAGACacatcaaatttatttaatttttttagtggGGGTGTGAAACTCAAGCCAAAAAAGATTGGATAAAAGAATTGAGTAGAAATAGCATTTTTCCATTCGTGGATTACTGTTAAATGTCAAAAGAATATTTGCATTAATGCCTACCCACCAAATCCAGTACTTAATTTATCTATCTATCCAAACAGCACCCAACTTTTTTGTGTGGTGTTCATATCAAAGTGGTGGCCGAGTCGGATCACAAAAACGGATCCCCAATAATCTTTTCCTTTCTGCTTTGGGCAGTGTTTGGCTTCTCCCATCTTCCTTTTGCTCCCATTCATCCTCCTTTCATTTTCTGGTAATGggtacaaatataatattattattctcctGTACTATGCTCAAGCATCTGGCATTTCTTTATTTAGAGATGGATAATGATGGTGGTGCAAATGAACATTATAATGTATTCCTTATCATTCCCTTCTTTTTTTAATCAACATTATCAATTCAAGTTGCCTCACCCATGATGTCactttaagggtgtgtttggtagcccggaaaataatttctggaaatcattttccgggcttttggtgtttgacAGTGTCTGGAAAatgcagtcaacggaaaacaatttccattgaccaaggaaaatgagaccatttttccggaaaatgacttccggattttttttccggaagtcattttccggatttggcttcaacaatttttttggccaaaatagccacatatgttactttttaaaagaaatattattattttatatattattattattatattatatttttaaaaaataatttaaaatgtaaaattatacaatttaattcattttccagaaaatgaaccaaacacaaaaagacagttttccagaatgcaaccaaacatcggaaatgaaactgttttccggaaaatgactcattttccagaaaacattttccagaagtcattttcctgctttccaaacacaccctaagtttaccaagtctttaattaattatatatatagcatatattaaattattacgATTTTTTTAAGTGTTGATTGATGCTGATGTCTTTCTGTATTTGGTATAACTATACTTAGTATGTCTGAGTACATCGAGTACCATGAGATGGGTATTAATAGTATCTTTACAAAGCAAATAACATGTATAGTTGTATCTGAAATAACTGCGCATGGTATGCCTAGTTGCATTTAGTTGACAGTATTAATGCAACACATATAACACATATGGTTGTATACTTGTATTcagtacaatatatatatatatatatatatatatatatatatatatatatatatatcactactGAACAACACTTGCaaaaatttcttaaattattattattattaggaagcAAGATTTCTCGACTTCGTTGAACTATGTCCTGGACCTAAACCCCTAATATTTGTGGTAGGGATCGAACCCACTCTGTAGCTAAAATCATGTCGTAAGTGAGACTGAGACAAATGTTAACAGTATTCAGcacaatacaaataatatatatatatatatatatatatatatatatatatatatatatataaattatacttgATACAAAAAGTACTGTTTACATATCATGccatgaaatttttttctaaattattagcATTAGAAAAAATTGTGAAGAGGGGACCATGGCCATTTCCATGCCCACACACATTGCTGAGGTTTGTAATTAATTATCTCCATGATGTGGGGCCCAGCACTCCTAATACCATTGGTTAACAATTAAGATTGATTTAGCAAGTCTTCTGTAAGCTCACCTACATTACCTGCCCTGCCCTGTTTGCATATCCAATTTTATATTTGGCCCCTCAATTCCTAGAGAGTTGCTTAATTCCACCCCTCCATTGCTGTTTTTGACCaacttttgttgtttctttccATCCTATCACTAGGCACCAATTTAATGCACTTAGTGTGTCATCTACCCACTTTAGTGTACATGAACAAATCcctcattttttaaattctttgaaTCATAAGTAGGTGTCCAACAATTTTAATAGGGGAAATgattataaaaatgtcatcttttttttttttgggaaataaaaatgtcatcttGATAAATCTATTTATGAGAGATTAGTAAATATaaagaattgttttttttttaatcaaatgataacattttagtataaaaaaaattagatatatataacattttcagGGAGtgaatgaccttgtggtctcgTGGCACGAAGTGACTCTTTCAAATctgaggtcatgggtttgagactctttgtgctttgcttcagtaggttgaacagatactacattgtaggcattgactctttgtgcttcagtttCGTATTTTCCAGCATGAAGAATTTCTTAATAAATAACTCAAAACTTTATTGTAACATCAAACCAACTGTGAAACTACAAATTTATTCTCTAGGGCAATTTCCCTCGTTGCAACTTCTCAT encodes:
- the LOC116027464 gene encoding uncharacterized protein LOC116027464; translation: MGAGGPDEDDNRWPPWLKPLLQERFFVQCKLHADSHKSECNMYCLDCTNGALCSLCLANHKDHRAIQIRRSSYHDVIRVNEIQKYLDISSVQTYIINSAKVVFLNERPQPRPGKGVTNTCEVCERSLLDSFRFCSLGCKIVGTSNNFVKKPKQFSEKKRAAAAAAAASDSEDSYSSISHGRHGGAGKIHSFSPSTPPPTSGNFRAAKRRKGIPHRAPMGGLIIEFY